One Pyrococcus furiosus DSM 3638 genomic window, CAACGATTTCCCTAGCCACTTCAACTGAACCTGTGTAAGAGTGAAAGTAAGAGGGGATGTCATACCTGTTTATGATTTCCAATGCCTCTTTCTCCGCTTCTCGGGCATGAATTACAACTGGAAGGTTCAGCTCTTTTGCCAGCTCTAAGAAGTGAACAAAGATTTCTCTCTGAGCATCTCTCTCAGCTTTGGTCTTTGCGTGATAGTAGTCAAGGCCTATCTCCCCGATTCCAAATATTTCCTTCTGGTGTTTAAGTATAAAATCCTCCACTTTTCTTACCTTTTCCCAGTTCCCCCTCCTAGCTTCGTTGGGATGATACCCCAGGGTGGGGAATATGAAGTCAAAATAATCCTTCAACAACTCCCAGCTTTTCCACACGTGAGTCTTTCTGTACTCCGTTATGGAGTCAACTACTCCCCTAAGCTTTCTTTTTGCCTCCTCTATTATCTCTTCCTGATTTTTCTTGAAGAACTCGATGTGAGCGTGAGCATCTATCATGAATCTCACCGAAAACCTTAACCTAACTTGGAGTTATAAGTGTTGGGAGTGACCATGAAGGACTTGGATTTTAGTAAGAAACCATTGATAGGGGTTGTCCATTTAAAGCCTCTCCCAGGTTCTCCTAGATATGGGGGAGATTTTGAGGAGGTAATAGAATGGGCTATCAGGGATGCCAAAACTTATGAAGAGGCTGGGTTCGACGGAATAATAGTGGAGAACTTTGGAGATTCTCCCTTCTCAAAGACTCTTCCCAGGGAGGTTATTCCAGCATTTACAGTAGTAGCGAAAGCCGTAAAGAAAGAGGTCTCTCTTCCCCTGGGAATAAATGCATTAAGAAATGACTGTATAGTTGCCTACTCAATTGCGCATGCGGTGGGAGGGAGCTTTATCAGAGTTAATGTTCTAACTGGAGTTGCTTTTACGGATCAAGGAATAATTGAGGGGTGTGCAAGGGAGCTATGGAACGTCAAAAGGATAATAGGAGGGGACATCTTAACCCTTGCAGATGTGCACGTAAAGCATGCGGTCCACTTCACAAACTTTGAAGATGCAGTAAAAGATACTGTGGAGAGGGGATTGGCAGATGGAATTATAGTTACGGGAAGAAGAACGGGGGAGAGCATTAGCTTGGAGGATTTAATCTTGGCAAAAAGGGTAAGCAGTATTCCAGTTTTGGTAGGCTCTGGAGTTAATCCAAGGAATTTCAGAACACTTTTTAAGTATGCCGACGGTTTCATAGTTGGAACCTGGGTAAAAGAAAATGGCAAAATTAACAATCCCGTCTCACTTGAAAGAGCAAAAATCCTCGTAAGGATGAAAAACAGCCTAATGGGGGTATAGCAATGGGAAAATACTTTGGAACGAGCGGAATTAGGGAAGTGGTTAACGAAAAACTTACACCCGAGCTGGCTCTAAAGGTAGGACTGGCCCTGGGAACTTATCTTGGAGAGGGGAGAGTTGTTGTTGGGATTGATACTAGAACGAGCAGTGAAATGATAAAGCATGCCCTTGTAAGTGGCCTTTTGGCAACTGGAATCGAGGTTGTGGATATAGGACTTGCTCCTACTCCTCTAACGGGATTTGCGATTAAGCTTTACAATGCAGATGCGGGAGTCACAATTACGGCCTCGCACAACCCTCCAAACTACAACGGTATCAAGGTTTGGGACAGAAACGGAATGGCGTACACTCCAGATAAAGAGAGCGAGCTTGAGAGAATAATCGAAGAAGAAACCTTTAAGAGAGTAAGTTGGATGGAGATAGGGGAAGTTATTAAAGCTGATCCTAAAAAGGAATACATTAAGAATGCAGTTGAGCAGATAAACTTAGAGAATTCATATACAGTGGTAGTTGATAGCGGAAATGGGGCTGGATCAATAGTAAGCCCCTATCTTCAGAGAGAGCTAGGGAACAAGGTAATTAGTCTAAATTCACACCCAACGGGCTTCTTTGTTAGAGAACTTGAGCCAAATAGAAAGAGCTTAGATATGCTGTCTAAAGTAGTTAGGGAAGTTGGGGCTGATGTTGGAATAGCTCACGATGGAGATGCAGATAGAATTGGTGTGGTGGATGACCAAGGGAACTTCGTAGATTATGAGGTCATGCTTTCGCTGATAGCGGGATATATGATTGAAAAGTACGGAAAGGGCAAAGTTGTGACAACCGTTGACGCAGGATTTGCCCTCGATGATTACCTAAAGCCCAGGGGTGGAGAAGTTATTAGAACAAAGGTTGGCGATGTTGCTGTTGCATATGAGCTCAGCAAACATGGAGGTGTATTTGGAGGGGAGCCAAGTGGTACTTGGATAATCCCTCAGTGGAACTTAACTCCTGATGGCATCTTTGCTGGAGCGTTAGTGGTTGAGATGATTGACAAATTAGGCCCAATAAGCGAGCTTGCAAAAGAAGTTCCCAGGTATGTGACGCTTAGGGAGAAAATTCCCTGTCCAAATGAGCTAAAGCAGAAGGTCATGCGTATAATTGAAAAGCTGGCTCTTCAAAACTTTGAATACAAGAATTTAATTGACATTGATGGAATAAGAATTGAAAATGAGGAGTGGTGGATACTCTTTAGGCCGAGCGGAACTGAGCCAATAATGAGGATAACCCTTGAAGCTCATACAAAAGAAAAAGCTGAAGAGCTGATGAAGAAGGCGAGGGGACTAGTTAAGGAAGCAATTGAAAAGGCCAAGCTTTCTTAGCCCTTTAATTTTTTGAAGCCTAAGGCTTAGGGTATTTTTGAAGATAATATTTATTGTTAATGGCAATTAGAGTGGATGTAACAATACCAAATCCAATTCCACCCAGGAAGAAGTAAATTGTATTTCCTCCAAAAACAAACGTTGACATTAGCTTCCCAATTATTGAGAGAACGCTTAATGTAATTACCTCCACCAGAACAATTATGAGCGTTCCCACATTCAGATACTTAAGAATAATGCCCTTCTCTTTATTTTTTTGATAATAAAGACCATCGTCTATATAAGATAGTTTTTCCTAAGCTACTGCCACTTAGAAATGCGAGAGGGAGAGTGAACTTACCGATGATTGTTGGAGATAATACAAAAAATATTCCTAAAATAACATATCTTAAAATTACAAAAGCATTTTCCAAGCTTTTCTTTTTGTTTTCGGGAATATCGACTTTGTGTTTAACTAAAAGTGTCATACTTTTTTGGAATATCTGAGACAAAAATAACAGTCCTCTTATCATAAACAAAATTATGAGTATCATTAGTCCAATAATTTTTCCAACCACCTTTATATACCTCCAGAAATTTCTTAAGAGGTTGCATGACTTTATTAGGATGGTGGGCTGGATGGACATTGAAGAGAGAATAAAATTGGTGCTCAAAAAGCCAACTGAGGAAGTACTGACAGTTGAAAACCTTAGGCATCTGTTTGAAATAGGAGCCCCCCTTCAGCACTACATAGGCTTTGAGATCAGTGGTTACATTCACCTTGGAACTGGTCTAATGGCTGGGGCTAAGATTGCAGACTTCCAAAAGGCGGGCATTAAGACTAGGGTCTTCTTGGCAGACTGGCACAGTTGGATAAATGACAAGCTCGGAGGAGATTTAGAGACCATCCAAGAGGTGGCCCTCAAGTACTTCAAAGTTGGAATGGAGAAAAGCATCGAAGTAATGGGAGGAAAACCGGAAAAAGTTGAATTTGTTCTCGCAAGCGAGATACTTGAAAAGGGTGATTACTGGCAGACCGTAATTGACATATCAAAGAACGTAACCCTTAGCAGAGTTTTGAGGTCAATAACAATAATGGGAAGAAAGATGGGTGAAGCAATAGACTTCGCCAAACTAATTTATCCAATGATGCAGGTGGCAGATATATTCTATCAAGGAGTTACAATCGCTCACGCAGGAATGGATCAGAGAAAAGCTCACGTAATAGCTATTGAAGTCGCTGAAAAGCTTCGCTATCATCCCATAATTCACAATGGAGAAAAGCTAAAGCCTGTAGCAGTTCACCACCATCTCCTCCTGGGACTTCAGGAGCCTCCAAAGTGGCCCATTGAAAGCGAAGAGGAGTTTAAGGAGATAAAAGCTGAGATGAAGATGAGTAAAAGTAAGCCTTACTCAGCAGTTTTCATCCACGACAGTCCTGAAGAGATTAGGGAGAAGCTAAGAAAGGCCTTCTGTCCAGCAAGAGAAGTTAAGTACAACCCCGTTTTGGATTGGGTTGAATATCTAGTATTTAGGGAGGAACCAACTGAATTCACAATTCACAGACCTGCGAAGTACGGGGGAGATGTAACTTATACTACATTTGAAGAGCTAAAGAGGGACTTTGCAGAGGGGAAGCTTCATCCGTTGGACCTGAAGAACGCGGTTGCAGAATATCTCATAGACTTGCTAGAGCCAATAAGGAAGTACTTTGAGAGGCATCCAGAACCTCTTGAGCTCATGA contains:
- a CDS encoding YchF/TatD family DNA exonuclease; translated protein: MIDAHAHIEFFKKNQEEIIEEAKRKLRGVVDSITEYRKTHVWKSWELLKDYFDFIFPTLGYHPNEARRGNWEKVRKVEDFILKHQKEIFGIGEIGLDYYHAKTKAERDAQREIFVHFLELAKELNLPVVIHAREAEKEALEIINRYDIPSYFHSYTGSVEVAREIVDGGHILGISTGIVFIPEVREVAKNIEIEYLVVETDAPYMSPYKGIRNKPIFVEVAIEELAKIKGMDKTEVEAVTEVNTIKFFSLPL
- a CDS encoding tyrosine--tRNA ligase encodes the protein MDIEERIKLVLKKPTEEVLTVENLRHLFEIGAPLQHYIGFEISGYIHLGTGLMAGAKIADFQKAGIKTRVFLADWHSWINDKLGGDLETIQEVALKYFKVGMEKSIEVMGGKPEKVEFVLASEILEKGDYWQTVIDISKNVTLSRVLRSITIMGRKMGEAIDFAKLIYPMMQVADIFYQGVTIAHAGMDQRKAHVIAIEVAEKLRYHPIIHNGEKLKPVAVHHHLLLGLQEPPKWPIESEEEFKEIKAEMKMSKSKPYSAVFIHDSPEEIREKLRKAFCPAREVKYNPVLDWVEYLVFREEPTEFTIHRPAKYGGDVTYTTFEELKRDFAEGKLHPLDLKNAVAEYLIDLLEPIRKYFERHPEPLELMKSVQITR
- a CDS encoding BtpA/SgcQ family protein, giving the protein MKDLDFSKKPLIGVVHLKPLPGSPRYGGDFEEVIEWAIRDAKTYEEAGFDGIIVENFGDSPFSKTLPREVIPAFTVVAKAVKKEVSLPLGINALRNDCIVAYSIAHAVGGSFIRVNVLTGVAFTDQGIIEGCARELWNVKRIIGGDILTLADVHVKHAVHFTNFEDAVKDTVERGLADGIIVTGRRTGESISLEDLILAKRVSSIPVLVGSGVNPRNFRTLFKYADGFIVGTWVKENGKINNPVSLERAKILVRMKNSLMGV
- the glmM gene encoding phosphoglucosamine mutase, giving the protein MGKYFGTSGIREVVNEKLTPELALKVGLALGTYLGEGRVVVGIDTRTSSEMIKHALVSGLLATGIEVVDIGLAPTPLTGFAIKLYNADAGVTITASHNPPNYNGIKVWDRNGMAYTPDKESELERIIEEETFKRVSWMEIGEVIKADPKKEYIKNAVEQINLENSYTVVVDSGNGAGSIVSPYLQRELGNKVISLNSHPTGFFVRELEPNRKSLDMLSKVVREVGADVGIAHDGDADRIGVVDDQGNFVDYEVMLSLIAGYMIEKYGKGKVVTTVDAGFALDDYLKPRGGEVIRTKVGDVAVAYELSKHGGVFGGEPSGTWIIPQWNLTPDGIFAGALVVEMIDKLGPISELAKEVPRYVTLREKIPCPNELKQKVMRIIEKLALQNFEYKNLIDIDGIRIENEEWWILFRPSGTEPIMRITLEAHTKEKAEELMKKARGLVKEAIEKAKLS